atcatttttccatttaatTGTTTTACTATCGTACCATTTAATTATTCTACCATTTTGCTATTTAATCATTCTACCATTTTGCTATTTAATCATTCTACCATTTTGCTATTTAATCATTTTACCATTTTGCCACTTAAACATTTTACCGTATTgctatttaatcattttatcgTTTTGCCATTTAACAATTTAATCATTTAACCGTTTGACCATTTCATCATTTTAAAAACTCGACTCCTTAAACTGTTCTAATAAAGTATCATTTTCTTTCATGTTTGTCTTTGATCGTGTCTTCATCATTTTTCATTGATGACACTATGAAAGTATTTATAGCgggatataatatttaaatatcaaTTCTAAATATTTATGCTTATGGCTGATAAAAATGTCTAACAATAGAATGTAGTGAATATTCAAACGTAGTATCCAATTTTTAGTTAAGTTTATTTCtagtttttattttatgttaagACACAGAGTACATTTGTACTTTAGATTGCACTTTGTTCGAATGTGCTCATAAATTAAATCAGCAAGTCAAgaatacaaatgaaaaatgcgCGAAACGAAACGTTACAAACCTTTGGAGCACGTATTTCAAAATCCAGTGCATTTCTCTACAAATTGTCGCTACATTTAAGTAGATACAAATAAACGAACAGGAACCACACTAGCAAATAACAAAAATGAAAGAATCGTCAACAATTGTTCTTGGAGACTTGCAATAAAAATCACTATCGCGGTCGTTGCATAAACAGATTTTCCCGCGGATTAGCATAGAGGAGAATAGATGCTGCACCATTTCTATCAATAGGAAGCAGCATGCATCGAGCCAGGGTTCGACGTTTCGGGATCCCATTGTCATTCAAAATTTCGCAACCGGAATCAGTATCGACAGCCGAGCGGTGCATTGAACTTACGCGTATCAACAAGTTGGTTTCTAGTTCGATCTCTCCCAGCGGAGGATGCCACCGTAAATGTAGTCGAGTGAACAATCGCCAGCGACCGGATCTACATGTTGCCCGGAACTTGGTATAATACCGCGGAAACGGCTAGCAAATTATATTTGTTATGGGGAATCGGACACTGGCCTGCACGCGGCAACCATAGAACGATCTCATCTGACCGCGCGTGGCTACCGGACGGAACGGTCATTAAACGTCTGTCGCCCCCCgcgttctttttctctttttccatAGTACCCCCTGCCTTTGGTAGTTCGGTGAAAGCTTCTGTCATTCGTCGACATAGTCGGCTGACAATTGCCGCCACTTCTAGCTTTTCGGGAACATCAGCGAATCTTTCGACAACGATCGCAAAGACGGATTTCGTTTGAAATCACCGTGGTCAATTGTCTGAAATAAACGCGATTTTTGGGAATTTTTTCTGGAAAAGTGAATTACGTTTTCTTTGAAACGAGTATGCGGTTCGAAAGTGCGTGTACCGTAGCATTTGTACGAATTTTTTCGATGCAAAATTTTGAGGAATGACCGAATAACAATTGGAAATTAAACAGCAGCGCGGAGACTGTTGACGCGTGGGTTTGCCTGGCTGACGAATCAAAATTTTTTCTTCAATGATTGATCTCGATTTTATTCATGACGAACGAATATGGagaaattgttattttgcacTAAACGACTACTGTTTTgtgaaaaattgatttcttcaAAACTTCATCGTTCATctgttaaacaaaattatacatCAACAGAATGTTCATCAATTCAGAATGTAATGGAAGTAACTTCTAAAAGAGATGCTGTTACTCAGGCATTTTTAAAGATTTTGCAATAAGAAAATTACTGTAAGCAGTACGCTACATATCTACAGtgtcccacaaaagtgttcgtacaccttttaaaacgaaataatttttttgaaactgtactaagtgacttgaattttttttaagatAATAGGTggactagtatactagataatgaaagatttaaaaaactgcagactTACAGCTTTTGatcaaaatcgtgacaaaactgtGATATTttccatctttaatttgttgtaactcgtaacaacgtcattccgtaaccgatttcgataaaattttcagcatgcacataagttaccgagatctactaaagagattttttaaattttcgttataggctcagataaaaaagtcaaaaaacgagagtttttttatgAAACTCTTatgaaaaagttatttaaaaggttataaaaaagttatttaaaaagttataaaaaagttattgcgttttaaaaggtatataaacacttttgtgggccactgtacatgtAGCGTACTGCTTACAGTAATTAAGACATTGTAATACAGTAACAAAaacattgtctagtatactagttcCTTTATCATctacaaaaaattcaaatcacttagtccagttttaaaaagattattgcgctttaaaaggtgtacaaacACTTTTATGGGACACTGTACTTCCAAATAAAGTATTCGTTTAAAACAGAATTCGTTTAAAAAATCACTAATATTGAAGCTTTATCAGACTCTAGAAATTGCCTTGATACATTTCACACGGTTTTCAGATAAACAATGCGGCTTCTCCTCTTCAAATTGTGCCCACTACTGTTCTTCCTGACGGGGATCGTCGCATCAGGGATCGGCAAAGCGTGGCAGGTACTGCCATACGCGACTTATGACTGGGCTCACCCATCCTGGCCACGATCAGCCTCCTCACCGTTCGAAATTCGTAGCGTGAGCGGCGTTGGCCGTCTGGATCATTCGGAAAATGCTCAAACGGATCTCAAACGCGATTCTCCTGCAACCTCTTTTCTTGGTAGCAAGCCTCGGGAGAGATTCGAGCGAGTTCTGCTGACTGCCGACGATGAACAGAGGAACAGAGACGAGTAAGATTTGCAATGAGAATAATTAAAACGCGACAATAGTGTTCGATCAAAGACAGTCTTTCAAAGAAAGTCTATCAAACAAACTTGACCATACAAAGTCTATCAAACAGACTTGACCATACAAAGTCTATCAAAGAAACTTCATCGTACAAAGTCTATCGAACTCGATCATGCAAAGTCTATCAATCGAATTTGATCATAGAAACGAGTTCgatcaaacgatcaaacgagttcgatCAAACGAAGTGTAACAAATGAACTACCAAGTCGATCAAGAGAAACTGAATGGTTTGTTTGATAGACTCTgatcgaatcaaacgagttcgatcAAGCAAAGTCTATGAAACAAACTTGGTGAAACAAActcaataaaataaatttgacGGAACAAACTCGATAAATCGTGCATCGccatttgttatttatatatttgatgTACGGAATATCTTTGCATCGATTATAAAATAGTTGAAGACTCGAGAAATGTATCAAATGCTGCATTATACAGTTTAAACTTGATTTTTAAGCAAAACTGAGATGATTTCTTCTGTTAGATGACGTATACGAAGTTCTGGACGAGAACGGACCCGTACAAGTTGAAATcacattaaccttttaggcacggctgaattctgcgcgaggctatttctctggaagggcagagtctgatatgtactgtacagactctgatactgtatatacagggtgtctcaaaaatgtctcgcaatccgaaagtggcaggttcctcaggccatttgaagcaattttttcctttacaaaaattttctccgaggcaccgttaacgagtcattaacgaaaaacagtgaccaatgagaggcgagctcagctggcgcgaggcgatcgagccaatgagcggaactgggcttcgcgcgctggttggctgggccgcctcgcgtcagccgtactcgattcttatcggtcactgtttttcgttaataactcgttaacggtgcctcggagaacatttttgtaaaggaagaagttgcttcaaatgatccgaggaacccgccatttccggattgcgagacctttttgggacaccctgtagactgttgtaaatcgatgtgaagacaaaagaagtgtgaaacaatgcatatgaagacgattatttgattcaaacgatgagcgagtgagctactagagcaagccactatagtggcgcgtcgtccagagagatgacatctgcgaaagccactatagtggcgcatcgtgcctaaaaggttaaaagaaAATAGCACAATGGCTTTTGAAATGAATACTTCATCATTCTTGTGCAGAAACCGAGACGTACCGGACGATCCAGAGATTCACGAGAAGATCTTCCACACGGGGCTGATGATGACGGTTTTTCGGCCCGATGACGGCCTCGGAGGGGTCACTGCCAATACGGGAAACGATGTGTTAAGGGTGCGACGAGATGCTGACAACGAGACGAAGATGGAGCAGATCGCTACCACGAAGAACGTCCGGGAAGGTCGCATGAGTTCTCCGGAGACTTGGTCCTCTCAGTCGTTGTCGGTGGAGTATCCTCATCGAGGAAGCTTGGATCAGATGATCCAGCAGACAGAGGAGGACCAAGAGTCGCCTGACGGAAGGGGCTACCAGAACCGCAGGGCTGACTTTGTTACCAGTCATCATAGACGAAGTTACGATCACAGAGATATGCCTATGCACAGGGCGTACGATGACTATGATTACTATAGGAACCTGCCTCGAGATCGGGAGTATGATCCTGTCGTCTATCGAAGAAGATACAGCTACTATTATCCTGATCGCTACCGAATGGAGAGGAATTATTATATGCATGTCCCTCAGGAGAACTCTTATTACTACGACAGGTAAGAATCGTTCGTCGAGTTTTTACatcttttatttatcaattcgtAGCTGAAGATTTCGTAATTTTCACAACACCAAGAGATTTTCTTTCTCGGTGTCACAatctaatcatttgtttggtgattttaataataattttaaataatactattattatttgagaCACATACTATACTAATAGTATACTAAAACTATAGTTACACATTTAGTATATAAGATTGAAGCTCCAAATTATAAATTAGAAGGACAAtggcatttaaaaaaaaattgaaacagTATCATTGCAAGTATAGTGAATGATGTTGATCACATCCGCAAAAACATAAAATTGCTTTATACGATGATACTACTTAAGGAAATAATCATGCGATGACAACTATTGTTAGATAATTTTAAGGTGACTAACAGATATCGGAGAAAGTAGGGGAATATCTAATTGAGGATTGTACAGATACTGAAACAAAGTATAGAAACGGAGTATAGGAATCAGGAATGAAGTATAGGGATCAGGGATGAGGTATAAGAGGAAGAATGAAGTATAGCAAGCAGGAATACAGTTAGGAAGCAGGAATGAAGTATAGGGATATTAAAAAGAACAACAAAGCAGACACAAATAGCAACTGAAAGAGGTTGTAAAAAATTGATATGACTGTATCAGTATGAAAGGACGAATGAAGGAGTAGATTCTATGTTCCACCCTAAActaaaaataaacggctcagctATAATCATATTATACTCCATCAGGTACAGGGACGAGGACCTGGATCTCTACCGAGGTCCCAGACCAACCCCAAAGCCAAAAAGGATCATCTACTATGCGACCCTACCGGAGGTTGTCCGGAAACCAGTGGACCTCAGGAACTATCCTAGACCCTATGAGGGAACGAGGACGCCGGTGTCCAGGGACAGGTCCTACAAACGCATCCCAGGAAACGTTGATCCGAGTGGATACCGTTTCAGACGACTCTACGACGCGTACGACTCCTATCTAAAAAGATCGAGCTTCGACAGGCCCTATTCCTATCCCGATGAGGAAGCTAGACGAAAAATGTCACTGGAGAGTCTGAGGAACAATGAACCAATTGATCAGAATAGCGACAGGAAGCTGGCTAGTCAGGTGTCCATTAGGAACGATGGGAAACTGCCCTGGCCGGTGCAGATTGGAACTGAAGTCAGCGTTAAGGATGATGATAGGGTACCTGGCAGGAAGATCTATGGAGATAGCAACGGTTATGAGAGATTCCAGAATGCCCAGCTGCAGAAGGCACCTGACGCTACTGGGTCCAGTGAATTGCAGAgcgataattaaaaattaaatagtcGTTTAGTTGTGGTTCGGTTGGATTGTGAATCGATTTGGATCGAGATTTATGGTTCTCTAGAGGATTGGAGGACTTGGATAAGTTGATATACCGGGTGTCGCGAGAAATTTGTGCAGTTtgtgtttttagaaaattgatgTTTCTTGCAAATGTTGAGTTAGCGACGATTAGATTCGTTTAAAGCCTTGACGAGTATTTTACTTTTTTTAAGGCACTTTGATCTTGAATGTTAATTCAAGGTACAAGTTgaataaatttttctcttaagatttattcttattaaatttaatagagacgaggaaataatttttatagaatttaaGAAAGTAATTATGAATTTAAATTACTCGTTAGAAGATAATAATGGAAGACTGAAGAACACGTGCTAGTAAGTAGCTATGTCTGATCATGGTAGAGTGCTCGAGCTCGACGAATCTTCGAAAatcaatataaattaatttttagaacACATATGACATAATTAGGATTCAAGTTCAGCAAGGATTTCCAAGTCGATTCATTCTTCGATCGGACCAAAAGTAGTCAATTCCAAGAAAGCCTTTTTTTGATAATTGTTCACTTTGATACGCTgtcttttttattattagtagattgcggattttatgcatttatagtacTTTTGTTTTGACGACTTGTCTAGAAATTTTGGACACAGATTTTCTTTCCATAAAAACGACTGCGAAAAGGATTTCTGATGATTCAAAAAATACTCTCAAAAATGTTGAACAtgtaaaatttcaacaaaattcGAATATTGACGTACGTGTAAAAAATGTATATCTGCATAAggttccgcagtctaattattacatGACGTTTGTTAAAAGTTGACGTGCAACGTTTATTGTGATCCGCGGATTTTCCGTCATCTTACCTACACATGTATCGCTATTTATAACTCATGCGATCAATTCGTGGTACTTTAGTCCTATTTATCGACGATCGTTCTTCGAATTATACTTACTATTTCGTAGGATCCTAAATCCATTTTTAATACCAA
This genomic window from Megalopta genalis isolate 19385.01 chromosome 9, iyMegGena1_principal, whole genome shotgun sequence contains:
- the LOC117220769 gene encoding uncharacterized protein LOC117220769, with product MRLLLFKLCPLLFFLTGIVASGIGKAWQVLPYATYDWAHPSWPRSASSPFEIRSVSGVGRLDHSENAQTDLKRDSPATSFLGSKPRERFERVLLTADDEQRNRDENRDVPDDPEIHEKIFHTGLMMTVFRPDDGLGGVTANTGNDVLRVRRDADNETKMEQIATTKNVREGRMSSPETWSSQSLSVEYPHRGSLDQMIQQTEEDQESPDGRGYQNRRADFVTSHHRRSYDHRDMPMHRAYDDYDYYRNLPRDREYDPVVYRRRYSYYYPDRYRMERNYYMHVPQENSYYYDRYRDEDLDLYRGPRPTPKPKRIIYYATLPEVVRKPVDLRNYPRPYEGTRTPVSRDRSYKRIPGNVDPSGYRFRRLYDAYDSYLKRSSFDRPYSYPDEEARRKMSLESLRNNEPIDQNSDRKLASQVSIRNDGKLPWPVQIGTEVSVKDDDRVPGRKIYGDSNGYERFQNAQLQKAPDATGSSELQSDN